Proteins encoded in a region of the Acidobacteriota bacterium genome:
- a CDS encoding NAD-dependent epimerase/dehydratase family protein: MSDYGGFYRDRPVLITGGLGFIGSNLARHLADLGADVLLVDSLIPDYGGNLFNISGLEGRVRVNVADVRQASTMNYLVRDREVIFNLAGQVSHIDSMRDPETDLDINCRSQLILLEACRRHNPAAKVVYASTRQIYGRPDRLPVDESHLVRPTDINGINKAAGEQYHLVYNNVFGVRACSLRLTNVYGPRQLIRHNRQGFIGWFIRLALDAGEIQIFGDGSQVRDFVYVDDAARAFLLAGATDEVNGLALNVGGHEHIAHRDLVETLIDIAGTGRVRYVPWPEEKKKIDIGSFITDSARFRTATGWQSTIDLREGLSRTLAFYRDHRRHYVNDSETPA; the protein is encoded by the coding sequence ATGAGCGACTACGGTGGCTTCTACCGCGACCGGCCGGTGCTCATCACCGGCGGGCTGGGCTTTATCGGGTCGAACCTCGCTCGCCATCTGGCGGACCTGGGCGCCGACGTCCTCCTGGTCGATTCGCTGATTCCCGACTACGGCGGCAACCTGTTCAACATCTCGGGCCTCGAAGGGCGCGTGCGCGTGAACGTGGCCGACGTGCGCCAGGCCAGCACAATGAACTACCTGGTGCGCGATCGCGAGGTCATCTTCAACCTCGCCGGCCAGGTCAGCCACATCGACAGCATGCGGGATCCGGAAACCGATCTCGACATCAACTGCCGCAGCCAGCTCATCCTGCTCGAAGCCTGCCGGCGGCACAACCCCGCCGCCAAGGTCGTCTACGCGAGCACGCGCCAGATCTACGGGCGTCCCGACCGGTTGCCGGTGGACGAGTCACACCTGGTGCGGCCCACAGACATCAACGGCATCAACAAGGCCGCCGGAGAGCAATATCACCTGGTCTACAACAACGTCTTCGGCGTGCGCGCGTGTTCGCTGCGCCTGACCAACGTGTATGGACCCCGGCAGCTCATCAGGCACAACCGCCAGGGATTCATCGGCTGGTTCATCCGCCTGGCCCTGGACGCCGGCGAAATCCAGATCTTCGGTGACGGCTCCCAGGTGCGAGACTTCGTCTACGTGGATGACGCGGCCCGCGCCTTCCTGCTGGCCGGGGCCACCGACGAGGTGAACGGCCTGGCACTCAACGTCGGGGGCCACGAACACATCGCGCACCGTGATCTGGTGGAAACGTTGATCGACATTGCCGGCACCGGACGCGTGCGCTACGTGCCCTGGCCCGAAGAGAAAAAGAAGATCGATATCGGGTCGTTCATCACCGACTCAGCGCGCTTCAGGACCGCCACGGGCTGGCAGTCCACCATCGACCTGCGCGAGGGCCTGTCACGGACGCTGGCGTTTTATCGCGACCATCGCCGACACTATGTGAACGACTCGGAGACGCCCGCGTGA
- a CDS encoding glycosyltransferase family 4 protein produces MKTVLVCEAQVPFVHGGAEYHVRELVAQLRAHGHMAELVSVPFKWYPKEEILAHAAAWRLLDLSESNGRPIDVVIATKFPTYFVRHPNKVAWLIHQHRAAYELAGTIFSDFSHTESDVALRARIIALDTEMLGECRRLYANAQNTADRASRFNGVPAEGLYHPPRLADRLAPGPYGDYILSVGRLESVKRVDLAIRALANVPGRLRLKVAGTGTQAHTFQALAESLGVADRVDFLGSVDDDALLALYSGALAVVFPPFDEDFGYVTLEAFLSRKAVITTVDAGGPNEFVVDGVNGFSCAPDAAALGHAMATLDADRRLAAEYGDAGYARAREITWTGVIERLVGA; encoded by the coding sequence ATGAAGACGGTTCTGGTCTGCGAAGCGCAGGTTCCTTTTGTTCACGGGGGTGCCGAATATCACGTCCGGGAACTGGTCGCGCAGCTGCGCGCACACGGCCACATGGCCGAGCTCGTGAGCGTCCCGTTCAAGTGGTATCCGAAGGAAGAAATCCTGGCGCACGCCGCTGCCTGGCGCCTGCTCGACTTATCAGAGAGCAACGGCCGCCCCATCGACGTGGTGATTGCGACGAAGTTTCCGACGTACTTCGTGCGGCACCCGAACAAGGTGGCGTGGCTGATTCACCAGCACCGCGCCGCATACGAACTGGCGGGCACGATTTTTAGTGATTTTTCTCACACCGAGAGTGACGTCGCGCTGCGCGCCAGAATTATCGCGCTCGACACCGAGATGCTCGGAGAGTGCCGGCGTCTCTACGCCAACGCGCAGAACACCGCCGATCGGGCATCGCGGTTCAACGGCGTCCCTGCCGAGGGGCTGTACCACCCGCCGCGTCTGGCCGATCGCCTCGCGCCGGGGCCCTATGGCGACTATATTCTCTCGGTGGGCCGGCTCGAGTCCGTCAAGCGCGTAGACCTGGCCATTCGCGCGCTGGCCAACGTTCCGGGCCGGCTTCGCCTCAAGGTGGCCGGCACCGGCACACAGGCCCACACGTTTCAGGCGCTCGCCGAATCACTGGGCGTGGCCGACAGGGTGGACTTTCTGGGCAGCGTGGACGACGATGCGCTGTTGGCGTTGTATTCGGGGGCACTGGCGGTCGTGTTTCCGCCGTTCGACGAAGACTTCGGATACGTCACACTTGAAGCGTTCCTCTCGCGCAAAGCCGTCATCACGACGGTGGACGCCGGTGGACCGAACGAGTTTGTGGTGGACGGCGTGAACGGCTTTTCCTGTGCTCCGGATGCCGCCGCCCTGGGCCACGCGATGGCGACGCTCGACGCCGATCGGCGCCTGGCCGCTGAGTATGGCGACGCGGGCTACGCGAGGGCGCGCGAGATAACGTGGACGGGTGTGATCGAGCGCCTCGTGGGCGCCTGA
- a CDS encoding DegT/DnrJ/EryC1/StrS family aminotransferase produces the protein MHLTPGADAGAIRAAIDRVIARGWFILGPELTAFETEFAQASGAAHAVGVGTGTDAIALALRALGIGPGDEVITAPLSAAYSALAIMMAGATPVFADIDIDRLTLDPAQVDALVTPRTAAILPVHLYGQPADMTAIAAIATRHNLVIVEDACQAHLAKSDGRPVGTIGAAGAFSFYPTKNLGALGDAGAIITSDAALADKLRRLRNGGQKDRYHHLEFGVNTRLDEMQAAILRERLALLPAWTDRRREIAARYRTALVGAPVIVPPEKDPGHVYHLFPVRSAHREQAQAHLRNNGIETLIHYPVPIPRQPALAGIPAAASPNADRVCDEVFSLPLHPALSNDEVDRVADAVHRFSAADADGR, from the coding sequence ATGCACTTGACGCCGGGCGCCGACGCCGGCGCCATTCGCGCGGCCATCGATCGCGTGATCGCACGCGGGTGGTTCATTCTGGGCCCTGAACTCACGGCCTTCGAAACTGAATTTGCGCAGGCTTCGGGCGCCGCCCATGCGGTGGGTGTAGGCACAGGAACGGACGCGATTGCGCTCGCGTTGCGCGCGCTCGGCATCGGCCCCGGCGACGAAGTGATCACGGCGCCACTCTCGGCCGCGTACTCGGCGTTGGCCATCATGATGGCGGGCGCCACGCCGGTGTTCGCCGACATCGACATCGACCGCCTCACGCTCGACCCGGCGCAGGTGGATGCCCTGGTGACGCCACGCACGGCGGCGATTCTGCCGGTGCATCTGTACGGGCAACCGGCCGACATGACGGCTATCGCGGCCATCGCGACGCGCCACAATCTGGTGATCGTCGAAGACGCCTGCCAGGCGCATCTCGCAAAGTCTGATGGACGACCGGTCGGCACCATCGGCGCAGCCGGCGCGTTCAGCTTTTATCCCACGAAGAACCTGGGCGCCCTCGGCGACGCCGGCGCCATCATCACAAGCGATGCCGCGCTGGCCGACAAACTCCGACGCCTGCGCAACGGCGGCCAGAAGGATCGGTATCACCACCTCGAGTTCGGCGTGAACACCCGCCTGGACGAGATGCAGGCGGCGATCCTGCGCGAGCGCCTGGCGTTGTTGCCGGCGTGGACGGACCGCCGCCGCGAAATTGCCGCGCGGTATCGCACGGCCCTGGTTGGCGCGCCCGTGATTGTGCCGCCCGAGAAAGACCCGGGCCACGTCTACCATCTCTTCCCCGTGCGATCGGCTCACCGTGAACAGGCGCAGGCGCACCTGCGAAACAACGGGATTGAGACGCTCATTCACTATCCGGTGCCCATTCCGCGCCAGCCCGCCCTGGCCGGAATACCGGCGGCGGCAAGTCCAAACGCCGATCGGGTGTGCGACGAAGTGTTCTCGCTGCCCCTGCACCCTGCCCTCTCCAACGACGAGGTCGATCGCGTGGCCGATGCGGTGCACAGGTTCAGCGCCGCGGACGCCGACGGCAGGTAA
- a CDS encoding glycosyltransferase family 2 protein, giving the protein MTKLIIQIPCLNEATTLPATLADLPHTVPGVDVVEWLVIDDGSRDGTAAVARAHGVHHVVRFRRHKGLAAAFTAGIDACLKAGADYIVNTDADNQYAAQDIARLVAPLIAGEADIVIGDRNIRILASMSWQKKLLQRLGSWVVRRVSNTQVPDTTSGFRAYTREAALRMTVVSEFSYTLESIIQAGKKRMAVAHVEIGTNPNTRPSRLFSSVYGYIKQSAATIVRTYTMYEPLKVFSYIGGTIFAVGVAISLRYLYFLLKGDTFGDRHLQSLILSAVLMIVGFQVILIGLVADAISGTRKLLEDLLYRVRKLELGDDKTPKDDR; this is encoded by the coding sequence GTGACCAAACTCATCATCCAGATTCCCTGCCTCAACGAGGCCACCACCCTGCCGGCCACGCTCGCCGACCTGCCACACACCGTGCCGGGCGTGGACGTGGTCGAGTGGCTGGTCATTGACGACGGCTCACGTGACGGCACGGCAGCGGTGGCGCGCGCGCACGGCGTGCATCACGTGGTGCGGTTCCGCCGGCACAAGGGACTCGCCGCAGCCTTCACCGCGGGCATCGACGCGTGTCTGAAAGCCGGCGCCGACTACATCGTCAACACCGACGCCGACAATCAGTACGCCGCGCAGGACATCGCGCGGCTGGTGGCGCCCCTCATCGCAGGCGAAGCCGACATCGTCATCGGCGATCGCAACATTCGGATTCTCGCGAGCATGTCGTGGCAGAAGAAATTGCTGCAGCGGCTGGGCAGCTGGGTGGTGCGCAGGGTATCGAATACGCAGGTGCCCGACACCACCAGCGGATTCCGCGCCTACACACGGGAAGCCGCGCTGCGCATGACGGTGGTGTCGGAATTTTCGTACACGCTTGAATCGATCATCCAGGCGGGCAAGAAGCGCATGGCTGTGGCGCACGTGGAAATTGGCACCAATCCCAACACGCGCCCCTCGAGACTCTTCAGCAGCGTTTACGGCTACATCAAGCAGTCGGCAGCCACCATCGTGCGCACCTACACGATGTATGAGCCGCTGAAGGTGTTCAGCTACATCGGCGGCACCATCTTCGCGGTGGGCGTGGCGATCTCGCTGCGGTATCTCTATTTCCTGCTGAAGGGCGACACGTTCGGTGATCGCCATCTGCAATCGCTGATTCTCTCGGCCGTGCTGATGATCGTCGGCTTCCAGGTGATCCTGATCGGCCTGGTGGCTGACGCGATCTCGGGCACGCGCAAACTGCTTGAAGACCTGCTCTATCGCGTGCGCAAGCTGGAACTGGGCGACGATAAGACGCCGAAGGACGACCGCTGA
- a CDS encoding glycosyltransferase family 2 protein, with translation MAAPAQVSVVIPAYNEADSIAAVVQELRAEANWHEILVIDDASTDETAALAEQAGARVVRQPYNKGNGAAVKAGIRAATGEYMLIIDGDGQHKPSDAVRLVTQLGRHELVVGARSSATQAGPVRRMGNALLNWLAGYLAERKIPDLTSGFRAARLEQMREFLFLLPNGFSTPTTTTLAFIKAGYSVHFEPVAARQRSGHSKIRLSSDGVKFLVIILRVITIYSPMRIFLPVAGLTFGLGAAYAAWAIATEPRQITNWSVLLILFGVVVFLVGLVSEQISAQRFDGRK, from the coding sequence ATGGCGGCACCCGCGCAAGTCTCCGTTGTCATTCCCGCGTATAACGAGGCCGACTCGATTGCGGCCGTCGTGCAGGAACTGCGCGCCGAGGCCAACTGGCACGAGATCCTGGTGATTGACGATGCGTCGACCGATGAGACGGCGGCGCTGGCGGAGCAAGCCGGCGCCCGCGTGGTGCGGCAGCCCTACAACAAGGGCAACGGCGCGGCGGTGAAGGCTGGTATCCGGGCGGCGACGGGTGAGTACATGCTCATCATCGATGGTGACGGGCAGCACAAACCGTCGGATGCCGTGCGGCTCGTGACGCAGCTCGGCCGCCATGAACTGGTGGTGGGCGCACGGTCATCGGCGACGCAGGCCGGTCCGGTGCGGCGCATGGGCAACGCGCTCCTGAACTGGCTGGCGGGGTATCTGGCCGAGCGCAAGATCCCGGACCTCACGTCGGGATTCCGGGCGGCCCGGCTCGAGCAGATGCGCGAGTTCCTCTTCCTGCTGCCCAACGGATTCTCGACGCCGACGACCACGACGCTCGCGTTTATCAAAGCGGGATACAGCGTGCACTTCGAACCGGTGGCGGCGCGCCAGCGATCGGGCCACTCGAAGATCCGGCTGTCGAGCGACGGCGTGAAATTTCTCGTCATCATCCTCCGTGTGATCACGATCTACAGTCCGATGCGCATCTTCCTGCCGGTGGCGGGCCTGACGTTTGGGCTCGGGGCTGCGTATGCGGCATGGGCGATTGCGACCGAGCCCCGCCAGATCACCAACTGGTCCGTGCTGCTCATCCTGTTCGGCGTGGTCGTGTTTCTTGTCGGCCTCGTGTCGGAACAAATCTCGGCCCAGCGTTTCGATGGGCGCAAGTAA
- a CDS encoding glycosyltransferase, whose translation MGASKGAAHGSAGREVVVMVTTSYPRFPGDGIGSFIEPIAKGVAALGHEVHLVAPWHPEITRGREEDGVFFHFFKYAPVPSLNVFGYASGLRADTDVRLAAWAVAPMALAAGWFKAWRVAKKRHATVMHAHWVIPGGVMAAAAARALPLVVSLHGSDVFVAERHAVIGAAARRVFGRAGAVTACSDDLHRRAIALGADPAHTETVPYGVDTVRFAPDNGIRADVRQSLGVGNAPLVLAGGRLVSKKGFEYLIDAVGTLAGSHPGLQLLIAGEGDLAESLRARAAGLPVQFLGNQTQDAVARFAAAADVIAVPSVRDDAGNVDGLPNFALEALASGTPVVATVAGGLPQAITDGDNGLLVPERDPAALAAAIARLLASPASAREMGARARARVARDHSWAHTAERMAAAYAQARRHVSV comes from the coding sequence ATGGGCGCAAGTAAGGGCGCGGCGCACGGGAGCGCCGGGCGCGAAGTGGTGGTCATGGTCACCACGTCGTACCCGCGATTTCCTGGAGACGGTATCGGCAGTTTCATCGAACCCATCGCCAAGGGCGTGGCCGCGCTTGGCCATGAAGTGCACCTGGTGGCGCCCTGGCATCCGGAGATCACGCGCGGTCGGGAAGAGGACGGCGTGTTCTTCCATTTCTTCAAATACGCGCCCGTGCCTTCGCTGAACGTGTTTGGCTACGCTTCGGGCCTGCGCGCCGACACGGATGTGCGGCTGGCGGCCTGGGCGGTGGCGCCGATGGCGCTTGCGGCCGGCTGGTTCAAGGCGTGGCGCGTGGCCAAGAAGCGCCACGCCACGGTCATGCATGCGCACTGGGTGATTCCCGGTGGTGTGATGGCCGCCGCGGCGGCGCGCGCCTTGCCACTCGTGGTCAGCCTGCACGGATCGGATGTCTTCGTCGCCGAGCGGCATGCGGTGATCGGCGCCGCGGCCCGTCGCGTCTTCGGGCGCGCCGGCGCCGTGACCGCGTGCAGCGACGACCTGCACAGACGCGCCATCGCACTCGGCGCCGACCCGGCGCACACCGAGACGGTGCCGTATGGTGTGGACACGGTGCGTTTCGCGCCCGACAACGGTATCCGCGCCGACGTGCGCCAATCACTGGGCGTGGGAAACGCGCCGCTCGTGCTGGCCGGCGGGCGGTTGGTGAGCAAAAAAGGGTTCGAGTACCTGATCGATGCGGTTGGCACGCTCGCAGGCAGCCACCCTGGCCTTCAGTTGCTGATTGCCGGCGAGGGTGACCTGGCCGAATCACTGCGCGCCCGCGCCGCCGGACTGCCCGTCCAGTTCCTCGGCAACCAGACGCAGGACGCGGTGGCCCGTTTCGCGGCCGCCGCTGACGTCATCGCCGTGCCCTCTGTGCGCGACGATGCCGGGAATGTGGACGGGTTGCCGAACTTCGCGCTCGAGGCGCTCGCGTCGGGCACACCTGTGGTGGCGACAGTTGCCGGTGGTCTGCCGCAGGCCATTACCGACGGCGACAACGGGTTGCTGGTGCCCGAGCGCGACCCGGCCGCACTGGCGGCCGCGATCGCGCGCCTGCTGGCGTCACCGGCGAGCGCGCGCGAGATGGGCGCGCGGGCACGCGCCCGGGTGGCCCGCGACCATTCGTGGGCGCACACGGCGGAACGAATGGCCGCAGCCTATGCGCAGGCGCGACGGCATGTTAGCGTTTGA
- a CDS encoding glycosyltransferase family 2 protein: MVSATSPTAPGLSIFFPAYNDSGTIASLVIAARSSAQKLTNDFEILVVNDGSADHTAEIAEELAQTYPEVRVIHHPANRGYGGALRTGFSESRKDLIFYTDGDAQYDPTEMEALWPKMTPGVDVVNGYKISRSDPMHRIIIGRVYHHTVKILFGLKVRDVDCDFRLIRRTVFDRITLEHNSGVICLELMKKLTDAGCRIEEVPVHHYHRTHGKSQFFNFPRLWHTAQDVFKLWMKLVVVGTHRKTGAA, from the coding sequence ATGGTCAGCGCCACTTCACCCACAGCCCCCGGACTCAGCATCTTTTTTCCGGCGTATAACGACAGCGGGACCATTGCCAGCCTGGTGATCGCGGCCCGGTCCAGCGCGCAGAAACTGACGAACGACTTTGAGATCCTCGTGGTCAATGACGGCAGCGCCGATCACACCGCCGAGATTGCTGAAGAACTGGCGCAGACCTACCCGGAAGTGCGGGTCATCCATCACCCGGCCAATCGGGGCTACGGCGGCGCGCTGCGCACCGGGTTCTCCGAATCACGCAAGGACCTGATCTTCTATACCGACGGCGATGCCCAGTACGACCCCACGGAAATGGAAGCGCTCTGGCCGAAGATGACCCCGGGCGTGGACGTGGTGAACGGCTACAAGATCAGCCGGTCCGACCCGATGCACCGCATCATCATCGGCCGCGTCTACCACCACACCGTCAAAATCCTGTTCGGCCTCAAGGTGCGCGACGTGGATTGCGACTTCCGCCTGATTCGACGCACGGTGTTCGACCGCATCACGCTTGAACACAACAGCGGCGTCATCTGCCTCGAACTGATGAAAAAGCTGACCGATGCCGGCTGCCGCATCGAGGAAGTGCCCGTGCACCACTATCACCGCACGCACGGCAAGTCGCAGTTCTTCAACTTCCCCCGGCTCTGGCATACCGCGCAGGACGTGTTCAAGCTGTGGATGAAACTGGTGGTGGTCGGCACCCACCGGAAGACGGGCGCGGCATGA